The Bradysia coprophila strain Holo2 chromosome III, BU_Bcop_v1, whole genome shotgun sequence region TGTCTTCGCTTTGAAAGAACGACTGAACTTCTATGTCTCTTGTTTGTTCAAGTATACAACCAGTTGGTGAAATGAAtttctcatacatttttccacaCGAGCTGACAATTTTAACAGATTATGTGATgacccatacattttctgccAAGGCTGCAGTCAcggcaatttatttatcataCAAATTCTTTATTAGGTGCACCGATTTTCCTGACTTTAATacaatactttaaacaaacgaagtaatagattcaatgattATATCGGGAAACGTCTGTCATTCCCAAAATGTTATGTATTGTGTTGTAGATTGAAAGGTTGACGTCAAATTTCACCTCCGGTTTTGCTTAATGAATTTACCTTATTCTATTTGTAAATTCTTATGTTGTAAATTACAGCCAGTAGGTGTCAGCCGTTGgcttaaataaattaaattaaattaaaacttaGGGCCCGGAGCAGATCAGATGAATCTCACTTATTTTCAGATTAAACTGAAATTGATTCGATCTGAAAATCTTGATCTGATGTAAAGTctgaaaatctttttcaatttatttcacacCAGATCGCTTCGGATTAATCTGAAATTTGGTTACACAAGATTAGATCAGATTCTACCTGAagtgaaactgaaaaaatgtgaTCTAAAATTTTCAGACTGATctaaatcagaaaatttcaggtcagaACAATCTATTCCCCCAATATGCTTCTATCATCATTTATCAATAGCCCCAATAGAAAAAAGCTATGAACTGTGATTAGTGTACACTTATAAGTAATAAGTACCAGAAATACGCACACAGGAAAACACGAATTTTAGACGCACTTAACCCAGTACAGCGAACGCAGCTTTGTACGAAAGCTTAAAATACAAACGTACGCTATAAATACCCAGAACAatacgaaacatttttaacatcGCGGTATGCTTGCATTTGAAGAATGTTCGTAAGAATCATACCTATAAAACAAACCAATCAACTGGCACAATAACACTTTTGCTCGTTTCCGCCTTATCTTAGCCGGCTGCTTTTACAACATAATCTTCGAACTGATTACAAAAATGTCTTAAACACACTACAATCTAATGTCGATTTCTACTTCTTCAATTGGCGGAAAATAGCAGGAAACGCAgataaaatttaccaaaaacttaacagcaaaatttttctttttatgtttttttctcggtatattttgtaaataacaTTATGTAAGTGCAACACAGTCTCGAATTGACGATAGAAATTTATCTTATCGATTTATTTGTGGAAAAACAAGTTATTAATGACTCATGGATTGCACatcaaaatgtgataaaaaaaagtttttttttttaaataaaaaagggGTAGAAACTGGAGTTGCGAAAGTTGGACATGGGCAACCCAAATCGTCATTCCCAACAAAAGTCAATGCGAGCCCAATTTCAGTTATCGCCTTTCACATTTCGACGCACCAACGCTTTAGCCAATTCCTGTTTCATACCGGCCTGTTGTCTTTGATCGTCTAACGACTGAATGCTTCGAAGTCCATTACCAATGTCTTTCGTTTTACCGAAGTAAATTTCGTTGAGAGTACTtcggattttattttccatatcCTCCACCATACGTCCGATGTTGGCAATGTGTGGTGATGATTCACTAATACTTGCATCTTGTTCGACCTGCAATTCGAATACGGATTAGCACTTATGTTGAGTAAAGTGGATGTGGTGATGAATCATCATAGAAAGTAGACGGTTTTTCTCACCTGTCGTGTCAAACTACCGCCGAGGTTCATCGTTCCGgaaccaattttatttgtttgtagCCACAGCATAGCTGTCGATGTTAATTTGTAGTGTGCCGTGCGTCCGGAACTTTTCTCTTGCACTTCAACAACATGAATGGAATCCCAACAGCCTTTAATTTTCTTACTGCCATCGCCAGCTTTTTTGATTAGAATTACTCCAGCGAATCCGTGATCCAAGTCCCACAGATACACTGATGATACGCCACCCTCGTAGTACATTTCACGATACTGATCAAAGGCAAGATTGGCTTCAATCTCCAATTTTCTTAGCCGCTCCGATGGCATCGAACCATCCTCCAGGGCCGGTTCGTAAGTGTTGGACCATGGCGATCTGATTGGGGATggtaaatgttttattaaagATTTTATAAGCTAACCAGAAATGTCGTGTGGTTGGAGGTCAGTGTCCTCTTATTATGCCTGATGTGAATGgtcgaaattattgaaacaaaaatgtggaaaaattctGCAATTTAACATTTCCTTCTGGCTTTACCGTTCAATCGATTTTAGAAATGAACAAGATAACGTTTTAGGGTGGACAGTAAAACGTTATTgacacaacaataacaacatcGTGCTAAACTTTCACTATAACTTTTAACGCTGACGTAAGCGGTATGACTAATCAATTCATAAACTCGTcacaaaaacagaatttttacGTCAGAGCATTGCTAATCCCGTTAATTTGTTTGACTGTAATGTTCAAGAGCCAACCAATTGCAGTTCATCACATAATTAATGTGAGTGACCGTACCAAAACAACTCAACAACCCATCAGTGTCagattcaaagaaaataaaggaaatttttgTCCATACCGATACGAATCACCATCCCGATTGTAATCGCAAAGTAGATAATCTTTTCCTGATTCACGATCTTTTGCTATTTTGAGTGGTTGATCGACGGAAGACAGTAAATCCTCGCACAGACCCGGAACcaaatcaatcaaatcaatgagatttttctcgatttGCTGAGGTGGCAATCGTCTCATTAGATCCAAAGCACAATCCATTTGAAGATCAGACTGTAAGAGAACAGAACATTGAATTGATTTATGTGGGAATATCAGCGGTATCAGTGATTTTATCCATTTGCAACCAAAGTGGGGCGTGACTTCGAACTATTCTGCTTGTTAGAGCAAAACATCTTTGTTTTTCTACGCTCGATTTGTCGTTTCCCGGGACAATCAAGATACATTTTACTTACCATTATCACAATTCTGTATAAAAATGATTGAGCGACAGTTCACAAAGGACTTGGCGACGAGTTTgcgtaaatattttaatttaaaaaaaattgtttgaaagatTACGAATTTTTCATTACCCTTCGTTCGAGTTTGGAGTACAAAAAGTACTTAAATTTGACAGATTGAACTTGAGTATAGTCAAAGTTCGCCGCTACTCGATCTACTCGATAGTACGGACACTAACgtcaaagtgacattttatgAGTGTGTTCTATAGTTGCGAATTAGTTCAACACAAAAAGAGGGATAATTTGAAAGGTCGACATGTAATAgaagagaaaatttattagtgGTTTCCTGTCTGGCCTGCAGTGAGCCTTCAGTCagctgaaaatttttgtttttataaagttGTTTTTAGTACAAAAAATGCTGTGACTATAATCTGGCGCATTTCGCTTGAATGTATAGGTTACAtttccatttatattttttttttataaacattGAATGCATGCCGTAGTACAATTTTCTTCTTGAAATGCAACActttatcgaaataaaataaaaaaattcgaattgagTCACATGGTCATGTTCCATTGCGATGAGCGTCTTGCTCAAATTCACAAAACGAGTTACAGTGATGACTTGTTACAATGCTAATGGCAATCACAAACTAGCAGAGTTTGATAATAAtaggaaaatttcaaaatccgttaaactttttggaaattttgttccAGCAGACGACTGCTTatgtataatatatattacacacttgtcacgaagaagtcgaggcttgccgagactgatagtgacaagtgtgtactactctattttatcacataagcgaaaacgagacaacaacatagaaatgaagtgtaatttttgaattaaacttctaggtaagtaattttgacatccgaacaccgcgcgtatgtgatataAAATCTTTGACTTCAATTGAAGTATTTCAGACTCACCGTGAACTTTGATCGATTCAAATGCAGAAATGTATTGAAAAGACTGCAAAGTTTCTagcaatttcacatttatttaatttcaaattctcGCATATGCtctaaattatatttcaattttcattcaacaagATTAATTACAGAATCTCATCTTAGCTCAAATTACTGTTACTGTTATCGAGTTGCTTTTCAATCACATTAAGGCGTTCCTGCCATTTTTGTATATCTCCTTCAAGCCTAGAAACGCGGTCCTTTAATGTACAGTTTTCCTCCTGGAACGCCGCATTATCTGCTTCAAGCCTAGAAACGCGGTCTTTTAGTGTACCGTTTTCCTCCTGTAGTGCACTgtttgaattttcagaaaCCACCATCCGTTCTTTGTAGtcatttgtttcgtttttctaAGTCGACGTACCTTGAAATTACGGTTTCGCACGACTTCTTCAATTTTGTACACTTCAGTTGACCTTCGTCCAACTCTAACCtatgatttttaatttggtCTTTtgctgaatttaaatttattgttgattgaTCCAGAGCTCATTTTTAGCATATCCGAATACTTTACCATTTTTCTTCCGACTTACTTAGTTGATCTCTTAACGactttaatttatttggaCATTCCTGGTGAGCGTTGACTACTGCTGTCACCGTTTCTAATGCTGTTAGCTCGGCCATCGTGCAAACTTCAGCAATGGTATGGGTGAATTGGTATCTTAATCTTATGAATGTGACCTGTAAGCTAAGGATTACGATTCGTTATATGGTTTGCGGGATGAAAAGACACGTCATATACAAAGCAACAATAAACACTTGATTTGAgtagggacctgaattatctagtggccttatattttgcgaataatagtatattactgtacaagggaaggaatttgatattcCGTATCCAGATGAGGAAAAGTGTCCGAGAGCTTTAGCCCGAAGgagggaaagacttttcccTAGGGACGGAAAGTTAATTTTCCCTCTCTTAgtaaaggaaaattaattcaactttGTCGCTGCTCAt contains the following coding sequences:
- the LOC119079611 gene encoding F-actin-capping protein subunit beta, which encodes MSDLQMDCALDLMRRLPPQQIEKNLIDLIDLVPGLCEDLLSSVDQPLKIAKDRESGKDYLLCDYNRDGDSYRSPWSNTYEPALEDGSMPSERLRKLEIEANLAFDQYREMYYEGGVSSVYLWDLDHGFAGVILIKKAGDGSKKIKGCWDSIHVVEVQEKSSGRTAHYKLTSTAMLWLQTNKIGSGTMNLGGSLTRQVEQDASISESSPHIANIGRMVEDMENKIRSTLNEIYFGKTKDIGNGLRSIQSLDDQRQQAGMKQELAKALVRRNVKGDN